Proteins encoded by one window of Polaribacter haliotis:
- a CDS encoding RNA-binding S4 domain-containing protein, translated as MRIDKYLWCIRVFKTRTIATTACKKGQVKIDGNNLKPSKEVFGGELIVVRKNQINYQIKVLGLPESRVGAKLVEQYRKDVTPKEEFEKTELLKFAKDYYRKKGVGRPTKKDRRDIDNYQEDTTEEI; from the coding sequence ATGAGGATAGATAAATATTTATGGTGCATACGAGTTTTTAAAACGAGAACTATTGCAACAACAGCTTGTAAAAAAGGCCAAGTTAAAATTGATGGCAACAACCTAAAACCTTCCAAAGAAGTCTTTGGAGGAGAATTAATTGTGGTTAGAAAAAACCAAATTAATTATCAAATTAAAGTCTTAGGCTTACCTGAAAGTAGAGTTGGCGCAAAATTAGTAGAACAATACAGAAAAGATGTTACTCCTAAAGAAGAATTTGAAAAAACAGAATTATTAAAATTTGCCAAAGATTATTACCGTAAAAAAGGTGTTGGAAGACCTACTAAGAAAGACAGAAGAGATATAGATAATTATCAAGAAGATACAACTGAAGAAATATGA
- a CDS encoding VWA domain-containing protein, which yields MSIFLILLLFINPTIKKESLINTKPTLAVLVDNSKSVSFFKENENIKELLNNISDNKELNSKFNIETFSFGNQLQVLDSLSFNNNDTNIYDAISSVNELNKDKNAPVLIISDGNQTIGNDYEYINSKQHIYPIVIGDTTKYKDLKISQLNVNKYSYIKNKFPVEVILNYEGEETAKSRFSIFSGGKTVFSENVTFSKIENSKTITANLTSNKEGVNYYTASIRKIEGEKNTRNNTKSFPIEVIDEQTKVLILSSILHPDLGAFKKAIESNKQRSVDVQLIHKFNNQINDYQLVILFQPDNRFNSILSQIVERKSNFLLVSGANTDWNFINKKQVGFSKKAINQTENYGATYNESFLTFFQKDIGFNEFSPLKDKFGEITFSRDHQDLLLQNINGVQTQQPLLSVLEQNNQKTAVLFGEGIWKWRSSSFMDSNSFLDFDQFIGNLVQYLASKKKRNRLEINAENLYPANSTINISAFYVDKNYNFDDRASVEITITNKETKEVTKLPFSLINKSYQATVENLSSGDYSYKVSVVGQNISKYGHFKITDYEIEEQFTHADSEKLQKLAQKAGGKMFYKNQTNILFKDLIDNKAYFTTQKSITKEENLIDWKWILFFVIGLFTAEWFIRKYYGKI from the coding sequence TTGAGTATTTTTTTGATTTTACTGCTTTTTATAAATCCAACTATAAAAAAAGAGTCTCTTATAAATACAAAACCGACTTTAGCAGTTTTGGTTGATAATTCTAAATCTGTTTCCTTTTTTAAGGAAAATGAAAATATAAAAGAATTATTAAATAATATTTCAGATAACAAAGAATTAAACTCAAAATTTAATATTGAAACATTTTCTTTTGGAAATCAATTACAAGTTTTAGATTCACTTTCATTTAATAATAATGATACCAACATTTACGATGCAATTTCTTCTGTAAATGAACTGAATAAAGACAAAAACGCGCCAGTTTTAATTATTTCTGATGGAAACCAAACCATTGGAAACGATTACGAATACATAAACTCTAAACAGCACATTTATCCAATTGTAATTGGAGATACAACAAAATATAAAGATTTAAAAATAAGTCAGTTAAACGTAAATAAATACAGTTATATAAAAAATAAATTCCCTGTTGAAGTAATTCTGAATTATGAAGGAGAAGAAACTGCAAAAAGTAGATTCTCAATTTTTAGTGGAGGAAAAACGGTATTTTCTGAAAACGTTACCTTTTCAAAAATTGAAAATTCAAAAACAATTACTGCAAATTTAACTTCAAATAAAGAAGGTGTAAATTATTACACAGCAAGTATTCGAAAAATTGAAGGAGAAAAAAATACAAGAAATAACACCAAAAGTTTTCCAATTGAAGTAATTGACGAGCAAACAAAAGTGTTAATTTTATCTTCTATTTTGCATCCAGATTTGGGTGCTTTTAAAAAAGCGATTGAAAGTAATAAACAACGTTCTGTGGATGTTCAATTGATACATAAATTTAACAATCAAATCAATGATTATCAATTAGTCATTTTATTTCAGCCAGACAACCGATTTAATAGTATATTAAGTCAGATTGTTGAGAGAAAATCTAACTTCTTATTAGTATCTGGAGCAAATACAGATTGGAATTTTATCAATAAAAAACAAGTAGGCTTTTCTAAAAAAGCAATTAATCAAACCGAGAATTACGGAGCAACTTACAACGAGTCTTTTTTAACTTTTTTTCAAAAAGATATTGGTTTTAATGAGTTTTCTCCTTTAAAAGATAAGTTTGGAGAGATTACTTTTAGCAGAGATCATCAAGATTTGTTATTACAGAATATCAATGGAGTTCAAACGCAACAACCATTACTATCGGTTTTAGAACAGAACAATCAAAAAACTGCGGTTTTATTCGGAGAAGGAATTTGGAAATGGCGTTCTTCGAGTTTTATGGATTCAAATTCTTTTCTAGATTTCGACCAATTTATTGGGAATTTGGTACAATATTTAGCGTCTAAAAAGAAGAGAAATCGTTTAGAAATTAACGCAGAAAATTTATATCCTGCAAACTCTACCATAAATATATCTGCTTTTTATGTTGATAAAAATTATAATTTTGATGATAGAGCTTCAGTAGAAATAACAATTACGAATAAGGAAACGAAAGAGGTTACAAAGCTTCCTTTTTCTTTGATAAACAAATCATATCAAGCCACTGTAGAGAATCTTTCTTCAGGAGATTATAGTTATAAAGTTTCAGTTGTTGGTCAGAATATTTCTAAATATGGTCATTTCAAAATTACAGATTACGAAATTGAGGAACAGTTCACACACGCAGATTCAGAAAAACTACAAAAGTTAGCTCAAAAAGCAGGAGGGAAGATGTTTTATAAAAATCAAACCAATATTCTTTTTAAAGATTTAATTGATAACAAAGCTTATTTTACAACACAAAAATCTATTACAAAAGAAGAAAATTTAATTGACTGGAAATGGATTTTATTTTTCGTGATTGGTTTGTTTACTGCAGAATGGTTTATTAGAAAATATTACGGAAAAATTTAA
- a CDS encoding cation diffusion facilitator family transporter, producing MGHNHHHDSSSKNIGTAFFLNLFFTIIEFIGGFYTNSLAITSDAIHDLGDSISLGMAWYFQKISKKKPTQTYSYGFKRFSLLGAIINSVILLIGSVFIISEAIPRIIKPEASDAKGMMWFAILGIIVNGVAVLKLKGGTSINERVVSLHMLEDVLGWVAVLIASIVMQFWNVPILDPILSILIALFILYNVFKNGKESIRIILQGAPMEISVDDIKSKILQNNVIKSIHDCHLWSMDGEYNVFTAHLIIEESLKNEEKIRLKREVRKILHDDFHLEHITLELELLNEDCSYIDCV from the coding sequence ATGGGACATAATCATCATCACGATTCTTCATCAAAAAACATAGGAACAGCCTTTTTCTTGAACCTGTTTTTTACAATTATCGAATTTATTGGTGGTTTTTACACCAATAGTTTGGCAATCACGTCTGATGCCATTCACGATTTAGGAGATAGTATAAGTTTGGGAATGGCTTGGTATTTTCAAAAAATATCTAAGAAAAAACCAACCCAAACCTATTCATATGGTTTTAAACGCTTTTCGCTTTTAGGAGCAATTATTAATTCAGTTATTTTACTAATAGGCTCAGTTTTTATAATTTCCGAAGCAATTCCAAGAATTATCAAACCAGAAGCATCAGATGCAAAAGGAATGATGTGGTTTGCGATTTTAGGAATTATTGTAAATGGAGTCGCTGTTTTAAAGTTAAAAGGAGGAACATCAATAAACGAAAGAGTTGTTTCTCTACATATGTTAGAAGATGTTTTGGGCTGGGTTGCTGTTTTAATAGCAAGTATTGTAATGCAATTTTGGAATGTTCCAATTTTAGACCCAATTTTATCAATATTAATCGCTTTGTTTATTTTGTACAATGTCTTCAAAAATGGAAAAGAAAGTATTCGTATAATTTTGCAAGGAGCACCAATGGAAATTTCTGTAGATGATATTAAATCGAAAATTCTTCAAAATAATGTAATAAAAAGCATTCACGATTGCCATTTATGGTCTATGGATGGAGAATATAACGTATTTACAGCTCATTTAATTATTGAAGAATCTTTAAAAAATGAAGAAAAAATAAGGCTAAAAAGAGAAGTTAGAAAAATTTTACATGACGATTTTCACTTAGAACACATTACTCTAGAATTAGAATTATTGAATGAAGATTGTAGCTATATAGATTGTGTTTGA
- a CDS encoding shikimate kinase yields the protein MKIVLLGYMASGKSTIGKKLAKKLYLNFIDLDDYISEKEKMSISEIFGTKGEIYFRTIEHKYLKEILNSDKKFVLSLGGGTPCYANNMGAILNTVAKSVYIKASINSLVERLVKEKNERPLVANLENEKITEFVAKHLFERRFFYEQANYSITTDGKEISEIVTELRILLH from the coding sequence ATGAAAATTGTACTTTTAGGGTATATGGCTTCTGGGAAATCTACCATTGGAAAAAAGTTAGCTAAGAAGCTGTATCTTAATTTTATAGACTTAGATGATTATATTTCTGAGAAAGAAAAAATGAGTATTTCTGAAATTTTTGGAACTAAAGGAGAAATTTATTTTAGAACAATTGAACACAAATATTTGAAAGAAATTCTAAATTCTGACAAGAAATTTGTGCTTTCTTTAGGTGGTGGAACACCATGTTATGCAAATAATATGGGTGCTATTTTAAATACTGTTGCAAAATCTGTTTACATAAAAGCCTCTATAAATTCTTTAGTGGAAAGATTAGTTAAAGAGAAAAACGAGAGACCTTTGGTTGCGAATCTCGAAAATGAGAAAATAACTGAATTTGTTGCAAAACATTTATTTGAACGCAGGTTCTTCTATGAACAAGCTAATTACTCAATTACGACAGATGGAAAAGAGATTTCGGAAATTGTTACAGAGTTAAGAATTTTATTACACTAA
- a CDS encoding FKBP-type peptidyl-prolyl cis-trans isomerase: MNKIKNIFALLIIAVVILNSCDDENGFIDPFADFDYEAQALVDNDSIVKFLKNNYYDYSVDSVKTLVSGKTSLFDDKDNLKEITVNSNDIDHKLYVYVANEGDYGADPDKGNPTVVDSVLVKYSGLAILGTELSTTNFDKNDSGSWFTLVGVIEGWTKGFGEFKGGELKKEANGDPFNGPITYLNGGKGVLLIPSGLAYPSSNTQNYSSPLVNTNLLFYIELLDIVKDTDHDNDGTPSIQEDANGDGDVTNDFSDTDNPSFPDYLNPNIK, translated from the coding sequence ATGAATAAAATTAAAAATATTTTTGCACTGTTAATTATAGCTGTAGTTATATTAAATTCTTGTGATGATGAAAATGGTTTTATAGATCCGTTTGCAGATTTCGATTATGAAGCACAGGCCTTAGTAGACAACGATTCTATTGTAAAATTTTTAAAGAATAATTATTACGATTATTCTGTAGACTCTGTAAAAACTTTGGTTTCTGGAAAAACTTCTTTATTTGATGATAAAGATAATTTAAAAGAGATTACCGTTAATTCTAATGATATTGATCATAAATTATATGTTTATGTTGCAAATGAAGGAGATTATGGTGCAGATCCAGATAAAGGTAATCCAACTGTGGTAGACTCTGTTTTGGTAAAATATTCTGGTTTAGCTATACTAGGTACAGAACTATCTACAACTAATTTCGATAAAAATGATTCTGGATCTTGGTTTACTTTGGTTGGTGTTATTGAAGGTTGGACAAAAGGATTTGGAGAATTTAAAGGAGGAGAATTAAAGAAAGAAGCAAATGGAGATCCTTTTAATGGACCAATTACTTATTTGAATGGAGGTAAAGGAGTTTTATTAATTCCTTCTGGTTTAGCATATCCATCTAGTAATACACAAAATTATAGTAGTCCATTAGTAAATACAAATTTACTTTTTTACATAGAATTATTAGATATTGTAAAAGATACAGATCACGATAATGATGGAACACCTTCTATACAAGAAGATGCTAATGGAGATGGAGATGTTACAAATGATTTTAGCGACACTGATAATCCAAGTTTTCCAGATTATTTAAACCCTAACATAAAATAG
- a CDS encoding carboxypeptidase-like regulatory domain-containing protein, which translates to MQRILFILCLLVSLSTFSQKDSLQIKVLKGQVVHAETKKALSAAHILNLNTVNGTITNEKGFFELPTRVNDTILVSFVGHSSIKLKITNDLLRGNELEIALFEKPEEVREVVIKSTKLIGVLEIDVKQVPKDRFTRIHINGLPQTYEVGKPQAKDFSSPIAALFQPVDFLYNLFGDKPKQLKKLQKLKKEDDLRKMLAGKFDREVMMEYLEMDRQELSDLLTDCNYSAYFIKKASDLQLIEAILDCYENYKAHKKGKIERNKIPVKN; encoded by the coding sequence ATGCAAAGAATACTATTTATTTTGTGCTTACTTGTTTCTTTAAGCACATTTTCTCAGAAAGACAGCCTACAAATTAAGGTTTTAAAAGGACAAGTTGTCCATGCAGAAACTAAAAAAGCTTTAAGTGCTGCACATATTTTAAATTTGAACACAGTAAATGGAACCATAACCAACGAAAAAGGTTTTTTCGAACTTCCAACAAGAGTTAATGATACTATCTTAGTGTCTTTTGTGGGACATTCTTCTATAAAATTAAAAATTACAAATGATTTATTAAGAGGTAATGAACTTGAAATTGCGCTATTTGAAAAACCAGAAGAAGTTAGAGAAGTAGTTATAAAATCCACCAAATTAATTGGTGTTTTAGAAATTGATGTAAAACAAGTTCCAAAAGATCGTTTTACAAGAATTCATATAAATGGGTTACCACAAACATATGAAGTTGGAAAACCACAAGCTAAAGACTTCTCCTCTCCTATTGCAGCCTTATTTCAGCCTGTAGATTTTCTCTATAATCTCTTTGGGGATAAACCTAAGCAGTTAAAAAAACTCCAAAAATTAAAAAAAGAAGACGATTTACGGAAAATGCTTGCAGGAAAATTCGACAGAGAAGTAATGATGGAATACTTAGAAATGGATAGACAAGAGCTTTCAGACCTGTTAACTGATTGTAACTATTCTGCTTATTTTATAAAAAAAGCGTCCGATTTACAATTGATTGAAGCTATTTTAGATTGCTACGAAAACTACAAAGCACATAAAAAAGGTAAAATTGAAAGAAATAAAATTCCAGTTAAGAATTAG
- a CDS encoding prohibitin family protein yields MATRQPELSFPKGGVLFIIIAVILVILFTKSTVTIGPGEGGVIFESLGDGIDTEKTYGEGFHLMLPWNKMIVRKVRQQSISDEMNVLSVNGLEVKVNGTIWYEPEFANLGKLIKTKGQDYERELLDPAINAAARSVVGRYTPEQLYSSKRDVIEQEILEEVQTVLKDQYLSVTRVLVEDVKLPSTIRIAIETKLKQEQESLEYEFRISKAKKEAERQKIDAEGKAIANKILSASLTDKILQEKGIDATLELSKSPNSKVIVIGSGKDGLPIILGNQ; encoded by the coding sequence ATGGCAACAAGACAACCAGAACTTAGCTTTCCAAAAGGTGGAGTTCTTTTTATTATTATAGCAGTAATATTAGTAATTTTATTTACAAAATCTACTGTAACAATTGGTCCTGGAGAAGGAGGCGTTATTTTCGAATCTTTAGGAGATGGTATAGATACAGAAAAAACATATGGAGAAGGTTTTCATTTAATGTTACCTTGGAATAAAATGATTGTTAGAAAAGTGCGCCAGCAATCTATTTCCGATGAAATGAATGTACTTTCCGTAAACGGATTAGAAGTAAAAGTAAATGGAACGATTTGGTATGAACCAGAATTCGCAAATCTAGGAAAGTTAATTAAAACAAAAGGACAAGATTACGAACGTGAATTGTTAGATCCTGCAATTAATGCAGCTGCAAGAAGTGTTGTAGGACGTTACACACCAGAACAATTGTATTCTAGTAAAAGAGATGTTATTGAGCAAGAAATTTTAGAAGAAGTACAAACTGTTTTAAAAGATCAATACTTATCTGTAACACGTGTTTTAGTAGAAGACGTAAAGTTACCAAGTACGATTAGAATTGCGATTGAGACAAAGCTAAAGCAAGAACAGGAGTCTTTAGAATATGAATTTAGAATTTCTAAAGCAAAGAAAGAAGCAGAAAGACAAAAAATTGATGCAGAAGGTAAAGCGATTGCAAACAAGATTTTAAGTGCTTCTTTAACCGATAAGATTTTACAAGAAAAAGGAATTGATGCTACTTTAGAGCTATCTAAATCTCCTAATAGTAAAGTTATTGTAATTGGTTCTGGAAAGGACGGTTTACCAATTATCTTAGGAAATCAATAA
- a CDS encoding TonB-dependent receptor, giving the protein MIKNLIIILFIGLFVNTTLAQNTLQVKVISEESKETIFGVNILVKNTTIGSTTDFDGLATIKNIKDGMQTIVISYVGFEIVSKKIIFPRTNSLLIIQLHEDKESLDAIVIQSTRSKRSIAKIPTRIEVVGAEELGEKAIMNSANIAMVLRESTGIQMQQTSANSANQSIRIQGLDGRFTQLLKDGFPLFGGFSSGLSIMQIPPLDLQQVEIIKGSSSTLYGGGAIAGLVNLISKRPKEEQELDIMLDYTSRNGKTGNVFYSNKFIKFGLTLYSSANFQKIADVNDDHFSDIPKVRSFSINPSFFYYPNENETWRLSLNTSIENRIGGDVDVINGKPSVNHRFFEENKSERYATQLTYNNDISENKSFNFKNSLSYFKRDLLLPDFQFLGAQFATFTEATYNLYNENSDWVFGGNIISENFKEDETTTIDRSYSQFTVGGFAQNTWKFKDIMTLESGLRIDYNNNYGTFILPRTSLFIEFNNEISSRIGGGLGYKIPTIFTEDAELRSYENVLPINTNNFKAETSIGLNADVNYKKKIFNDNVSLSFNQLFFYTKLENSLILEEKGAEYEFINANKPLNSVGFETNLKLKYKDFVLFTNYAFNDVKMEKNQKALTPKHSFGGVLMYEVHDAWRIGYEAYYKSSQFRNNRTETPNYWTMGFMVMKTFKNISLYANFENFTDTKQQNYQSMIEAPHNNPTFTDIWAPTDGFIFNTGILIKL; this is encoded by the coding sequence ATGATAAAAAATTTAATTATAATCCTATTTATAGGATTATTTGTCAATACAACATTGGCACAAAACACGCTACAAGTAAAAGTAATTTCAGAAGAATCTAAAGAAACCATTTTCGGAGTAAACATTCTAGTAAAAAACACAACTATAGGAAGTACAACAGATTTTGATGGATTGGCAACCATTAAAAATATAAAAGATGGAATGCAAACTATAGTAATTTCTTACGTTGGTTTCGAAATAGTTTCTAAGAAAATTATATTTCCTAGAACAAATTCATTATTAATCATACAATTACATGAAGATAAAGAGTCTTTAGATGCAATTGTAATACAATCCACAAGAAGTAAAAGAAGTATTGCTAAAATTCCCACAAGAATTGAAGTTGTTGGAGCTGAAGAACTAGGTGAAAAAGCAATTATGAATTCTGCAAATATTGCGATGGTTTTAAGAGAAAGTACAGGAATTCAAATGCAACAGACATCTGCAAATTCTGCCAATCAAAGTATTCGAATTCAAGGTTTGGATGGAAGATTTACACAACTTTTAAAAGATGGTTTTCCTTTGTTTGGTGGTTTTTCTAGTGGTTTAAGTATTATGCAAATTCCGCCTTTAGATTTGCAACAAGTAGAAATTATTAAAGGAAGTTCTTCCACTTTATATGGTGGAGGCGCAATTGCAGGTTTGGTGAATTTGATTTCAAAAAGACCAAAAGAAGAACAAGAATTAGATATTATGTTAGATTATACGTCCAGAAATGGAAAAACTGGGAATGTGTTTTATAGTAATAAATTCATCAAATTTGGTTTGACATTGTATTCTTCTGCAAATTTTCAAAAAATAGCAGATGTAAATGACGATCATTTTTCTGACATTCCAAAAGTGAGAAGTTTTAGTATCAATCCATCTTTTTTCTATTATCCGAATGAAAATGAAACTTGGAGACTGAGCTTAAATACATCAATAGAAAACAGAATTGGTGGAGATGTAGACGTGATTAATGGAAAACCAAGTGTAAATCATCGTTTTTTCGAAGAAAATAAATCGGAACGTTATGCAACGCAGTTAACCTATAACAACGATATTTCTGAAAATAAAAGTTTCAATTTTAAAAACAGTTTAAGTTATTTTAAAAGAGATTTGTTATTGCCAGACTTTCAGTTTTTAGGAGCACAATTCGCAACTTTTACAGAAGCTACTTATAATTTATACAATGAAAATTCGGATTGGGTTTTTGGAGGAAATATTATTTCAGAAAATTTTAAAGAAGATGAAACTACAACAATAGATAGAAGTTACAGTCAGTTTACAGTTGGAGGTTTTGCACAAAATACTTGGAAATTTAAGGACATTATGACCTTAGAAAGTGGTCTTAGAATAGATTATAACAACAATTACGGAACTTTTATTTTACCAAGAACTTCTTTATTTATTGAATTTAATAATGAAATTTCTTCAAGAATAGGTGGAGGATTGGGTTATAAAATTCCAACAATTTTTACTGAAGATGCAGAATTACGTTCGTATGAAAATGTTTTACCAATAAACACTAATAATTTTAAAGCTGAAACTTCCATAGGTTTAAATGCTGATGTAAATTACAAAAAGAAAATTTTTAATGATAATGTTTCACTTTCGTTTAATCAGTTGTTTTTCTATACAAAATTAGAAAATTCATTAATTTTAGAAGAAAAAGGAGCAGAGTACGAATTTATAAATGCAAATAAACCATTGAATAGCGTCGGTTTTGAAACAAATTTAAAGTTGAAATATAAAGACTTTGTATTATTTACAAATTATGCTTTTAACGATGTTAAAATGGAGAAAAACCAAAAAGCATTGACTCCAAAACACAGTTTTGGTGGTGTTTTAATGTATGAAGTTCATGATGCTTGGAGAATTGGTTACGAAGCCTATTATAAAAGTTCTCAATTCAGAAATAATAGAACAGAAACACCCAATTATTGGACCATGGGTTTTATGGTTATGAAAACGTTTAAAAACATTAGTTTGTATGCTAATTTCGAGAATTTTACTGATACAAAACAGCAAAATTATCAATCTATGATTGAAGCACCACATAACAACCCGACTTTTACAGATATTTGGGCACCAACAGATGGTTTTATATTTAATACAGGAATTTTAATCAAACTTTAA
- a CDS encoding phosphoribosyltransferase family protein: protein MTTASNIILDTTQIQQKIRRIAYQIYESNSSEKEVIIAGIIGNGYIFAEKIVAVLKEISSLKVTICEVQINKKKPLEKVTTSIEVTDYKNKSLVLVDDVLNSGTTLIYGIKHFLDVPLKRFKTAVLVNRNHKKYPVKADFKGISLSTSIKEHIHVEFTKKEAKAYLV from the coding sequence ATGACAACAGCTAGTAATATAATTTTAGACACAACTCAAATTCAGCAAAAAATTAGAAGAATTGCTTATCAAATATATGAAAGTAATAGTTCTGAAAAAGAGGTTATAATAGCCGGAATTATTGGGAATGGCTATATTTTTGCTGAAAAAATTGTCGCTGTTCTAAAAGAAATATCATCATTAAAAGTAACCATTTGCGAAGTACAAATAAACAAGAAAAAACCATTAGAAAAAGTTACAACTTCTATAGAAGTAACAGATTACAAAAACAAATCTTTGGTTTTGGTGGATGATGTTTTAAATTCGGGCACTACTTTAATTTACGGAATAAAGCATTTCTTAGATGTTCCATTAAAAAGATTTAAAACAGCTGTGTTAGTTAATAGAAATCATAAAAAATATCCTGTTAAAGCAGATTTTAAAGGAATTTCTCTATCAACTTCTATAAAAGAACACATTCATGTTGAGTTTACCAAAAAAGAAGCAAAAGCTTATTTAGTGTAA